In Mytilus edulis chromosome 6, xbMytEdul2.2, whole genome shotgun sequence, the following proteins share a genomic window:
- the LOC139526610 gene encoding uncharacterized protein gives MMQMFMVSICLLGLMRCFVFGKELSLREHWKSQIKVGLADGKHIVDLFSTEPRSKIFNRINLLTNFVGTIDSLAAFIQEYDPKTEQQTFKNLKRVFTDINRKLELTSDKRFGHNFREIYFELRSIEFSFVIFNKFLEKLEELECISQAECETGMQWTIKLFKNDFDIEDQYRHIFQATLNGTRFSKMSLLQQVKETSGCNEKTIWKFGTNLLLKLFKAQQIMVVYGKLAKTNNNSISQIHKWTKNMYEFRSALQGVVEECSSKNVCKKQCNTGKCIHLSKVNRNMCSCPNYFDGDNCQSFNQVVLAKDTVAILSTLNQVPKVGDIIDTNMQSNVLTASLKCVSFAYAMIQKASMENIDMHVLTSFDLGSFYNTYLSLYYLIKDARKLIKCDETLKTVYLKSKLKHTAYHLTRALFKINSYFNYRQSDNTFQPESLLARVIGINKNEACSKNFRAKIDNLWIQFHIAQANGFSVLLQVRHILENYSPAVLSIFKQRTNQQIKFITESTCSASIKHSANVHCDQYQLMKNIDIENKCIKGYARKGPRFIKCQNITSVCIPCACNPTGAISTICNSETGHCQCKGNFIGKNCDMEISQDCKLSDWTTWSICSKSCGMGGEQKRYRHIVIQQRGNGKPCQGNKVENKTCFKRCCNGAFECKDSSECFMGIKCQPCNCDHERSTSGICQPINGACACKQDYAGRCCKEKKFIDCSAFKTKRETGIYKIYPKNSDGFEVYCDFKTDKGGWTVFQRRLNGKTDFYRGWEAYKNGFGNLEAEFWLGNEKIHSLTKQGKYELRVDISDFSGAKAYAKYSTFYVGDASTNYKLTVGGYSGNAGDSLNYHNGQAFTTKDRVNDSTTSHNCGIDRHGAWWYKNCALSNLNGLYMKGGKISYKGLNWRYWKTSGYSMKSSKMMIRRL, from the exons ATGATGCAGATGTTCATGGTCAGCATTTGTCTCTTGGGTCTGATGAGATGTTTTGTCTTTGGAAAGGAATTATCTCTACGAGAGCATTGGAAAAGTCAAATCAAGGTCGGGTTAGCAGATGGAAAGCATATTGTTGATTTATTTAGTACCGAACCGAGGTCAAAGATTTTTAATCGAATCAATTTACTAACAAATTTTGTTGGTACTATTGATAGCCTTGCAGCATTTATTCAGGAGTATGATCCTAAAACTGAACAACAAACATTTAAGAATTTGAAAAGGGTATTCacagatataaatagaaaacTTGAATTGACAAGCGACAAGAGGTTTGGTCATAATTTCAGGGAAATTTACTTCGAATTAAGAAGCATTGAATTCAGTTTTGTCATCTTTAACAAATTTCTGGAAAAACTAGAGGAGTTGGAATGTATAAGTCAAGCTGAATGTGAAACAGGCATGCAATGGACTATTAAGCTgtttaaaaatgattttgataTAGAAGATCAATATAGGCACATTTTTCAGGCAACATTAAATGGAACAAGGTTTTCAAAGATGTCGTTACTTCAGCAAGTAAAAGAAACGTCAGGTTGCAATGAAAAGACAATTTGGAAGTTTGGGACTAATTTACTTTTGAAACTATTCAAAGCTCAGCAAATCATGGTTGTGTATGGTAAGCTAGCTAAAACGAACAATAATTCCATATCACAGATACATAAATGGACTAAGAACATGTACGAGTTCAGAAGTGCCTTACAAGGAGTTGTAGAAGAATGTTCCTCTAAGAATGTGTGTAAAAAACAGTGTAACACAGGTAAATGTATCCACCTTTCAAAGGTAAATCGAAACATGTGTTCCTGTCCAAATTACTTTGATGGCGACAACTGTCAAAGCTTTAATCAAGTTGTCTTAGCAAAGGATACAGTAGCTATCTTATCAACCTTGAATCAAGTCCCTAAGGTAGGAGATATTATTGATACGAATATGCAATCCAATGTTCTAACTGCGTCACTAAAGTGTGTTAGTTTTGCTTACGCAATGATTCAAAAAGCAAGCATGGAGAATATAGATATGCATGTTTTGACATCTTTTGACTTGGGATccttttataatacatatcttaGCTTGTACTACTTGATCAAAGATGCGAGAAAATTAATTAAATGTGACGAAACTTTAAAAACAGTGTATTTGAAATCGAAGTTAAAACATACTGCGTATCATTTGACTAGGGCTCTATTCAAAATAAACTCGTACTTTAATTACCGACAATCTGACAATACATTCCAACCAGAATCATTGTTGGCCAGAGTTATCGGTATCAATAAGAACGAGGCTTGCTCAAAAAATTTCAGAGCCAAAATTGACAATCTTTGGATACAGTTTCATATTGCACAGGCAAATGGGTTTTCCGTCTTATTGCAAGTACGTCATATATTGGAAAATTATTCTCCCGCTGTTCTCAGCATTTTTAAGCAGCGCACTAACCAACAGATTAAATTTATAACGGAATCTACCTGCAGTGCATCAATAAAGCATTCTGCAAATGTTCATTGCGATCAATATCAACTGATGAAGAATATTGACATTGAAAATAAGTGCATAAAAGGATACGCTCGCAAAGGACCTCGttttatcaaatgccaaaataTAACATCTGTATGTATACCTTGCGCATGTAATCCTACAGGAGCCATATCAACAATATGCAATTCAGAAACGGGACATTGTCAGTGTAAAGGGAATTTTATAGGAAAGAATTGCGATATGGAAATAAGTCAAGACTGTAAGTTAAGTGACTGGACAACTTGGTCTATTTGTAGCAAATCATGTGGTATGGGAGGGGAGCAGAAGCGCTATAGGCACATAGTAATACAGCAACGGGGAAATGGAAAACCATGTCAAGGTAATAAGGTTGAGAACAAAACATGTTTCAAACGATGTTGTAATGGTGCATTTGAGTGTAAAGACAGTTCAGAATGTTTCATGGGTATTAAATGCCAACCTTGTAACTGTGACCACGAGAGATCTACATCTGGTATATGTCAGCCTATTAATGGTGCGTGTGCTTGTAAACAAGATTATGCCGGAAGGTGTTGCAAAG aaaaaaaattcatTGATTGCAGtgctttcaaaacaaaaagagaAACCGGAATTTATAAGATATATCCAAAGAACTCAGACGGATTTGAGGTCTACTGTGATTTTAAAACCGACAAAGGCGGTTGGACG GTATTTCAGAGAAGATTAAACGGGAAGACCGACTTTTACAGAGGTTGGGAAGCATATAAAAATGGGTTTGGAAATTTGGAGGCCGAATTCTGGTTAG GTAACGAAAAGATACATAGTCTGACTAAGCAAGGAAAGTACGAACTACGAGTAGACATCTCCGACTTTAGTGGTGCTAAAGCTTATGCCAAATATTCCACATTTTATGTTGGTGATGCTTCTACGAACTATAAACTTACTGTTGGTGGGTACAGTGGGAATGCTG